The genomic DNA AAGAGAGATTTTACTGCAAAAATGTCTATTTCTTCAAAAGAAGCAAGAGAAACTAAATATTGGTTACGTTTACTAAAAGAAAGTGAGTTAACAAATTTAGAAGTAGATTCTTTAATTTTAGATATTCATGAATTAATTAGAATTTTAACTTCTATTGTTAAAACTTCTCAAAGCAATCTAACTAAAAACTAAACATTTAAAACTAAAAACTATTTAAATGACTTTTACACATTTAAATTCTAAAAACAATCCTAAAATGGTAAATGTTTCTGACAAGAAAATTACCAAAAGAACAGCAATTGCAAAAGCAACCATGTTTTTAGGAAAAGAAGTAATTGCTCATTTTACAAACGATGAGTTAATTACCAAAAAAGGACCTGTTTTTCAAACAGCAATTATTGCCGGAATTCAAGGTGTAAAAAAAACATCAGAATTAATACCAATGTGTCATCCGTTATTAATTAATGGCGTAGATATCGATATTAATATTATAGATTCAGAAAATATAGAAGTTTTTTGCGAAGTAACCATCGAAGGGAAAACTGGTGTAGAAATGGAAGCTTTAACAGGCGCAAATATTACGTGTTTAACTATTT from Polaribacter sp. ALD11 includes the following:
- the moaC gene encoding cyclic pyranopterin monophosphate synthase MoaC, translated to MTFTHLNSKNNPKMVNVSDKKITKRTAIAKATMFLGKEVIAHFTNDELITKKGPVFQTAIIAGIQGVKKTSELIPMCHPLLINGVDIDINIIDSENIEVFCEVTIEGKTGVEMEALTGANITCLTIYDMCKSISQKMVIKEVKLVEKTGGKSDIKNG